CACGGCCGACCTGGACGAACACGACGCCCACCTGCTGATCGACCTGCTGCAGCGCATCGCCCACACCTCGGCCCTGCTGCTCGTGGTGCACAACCAGCGCCAGGCCCGGCGGGCAGCGCAGCACATGCTGCTGCTGGCCGGCGGCCGCATCCAGGAGGCCGGCGGCATGGAGGACTTCCTGGTGGCACCGCAGTCAGACGCCGGCCGCCAGTTCGTGCGCACCGGTAGCTGCGCGCTGCCTGCCCCCGGCGCCGACCCGGCCAGCCTGGCCGACGACGCGCCCGTGCCCCCGCCTCTGCCGGCCGCCGCCCAACGGGCGCTGGCGCAGCAACAGGCTCCAGCAACCCAGCTACCGCTGCAGGGACAGCCGGACGCGGTGCCCGCCAGCCGCGGCCCGCGCGGCTTCCACTGGCTGGTGCCGGGCCGGCTGGCCGGCACACCGCTGCCGGGCGTGGTGCAGGACATCGACCGCGACCTGGAGGCGTTGCGCCGCTGCGGCATCACCCGCCTCATCACGCTGACCGAGCACGACCTGCCCCAGGACGCCCTGCAGCGCCAGGGCCTGAACAACCTGCACCTGCCGGTACGCGACCGCGAACCGCCCAGCGTGGCCCAGATCCAGATGCTGCTGCTGCGCATGGACCAATTGCTGCGCCGGGGCGAGGTACTGGCCGTGCACTGCCTGGCCGGCATTGGCCGAACCGGCACGGTGCTCGCCTCGTGGCTGGTGCGCGAAGGGCTGACCGCCGCCGAGGCGCTGCGCCGCGTGCGCCTGATCGACCCGCAATACGTACAGAGCGCCGAGCAGGAGGTTTTCCTGCAGCAGTACGAGGATGCAATCCTGCGCAAGATCATCTGACACCTTTCACCCTTTTCCCCCCACGACCACAAGGAAATCTTCTCCATGAATCTCGACGCTCTGCTGAACAAACTCGCCTCCACCGTCCCCGAATGCGTGGCCGCCGGCTACGTGGATGCCGCCTCCGGCATGCTGCTGGCCATCAAGACCGTGGACTCGCACCCGCGCGAAGTCATCGACCTGGTGGCGGCAGCCACGGCCGACCTGTTCAACGGCCCCAACGTCTCGATGATCGAACGCATGTTCAAGAAAGCGCGAGGCTTGCAGGACGACGGCCACCACTATTTCCAGGAAATCATCGTCAACAGCGACAACCTGATCCACGTGTTCCTGCGCGGCAAGGTCCACCCCGAGTACGTGGCCGTGTTCGTGTGCCGCCGCACCGCCAATCTGGGCATGGCCCTGACCAAGGCACGCTTGGCGATGCCCGAGCTCGAAGCCGGGCTCTGAGCTGGCCAGCCATCGGCACGCGCATCATGAGCCCGTCCATCGAGGCCACGATCTACCACAACCCGCGCTGCGGCAACTCGCGTGGCGCCCTGGCGCTGCTGCGCGAACATGGCATCGAGCCGCGCATCGTGGACTACCTGGCCATACCGCTGGACGCCAGTCAGCTGCGAGCCCTGGTGACGGCGCTGGGCTTACCGGTGCGCGAGCTGCTGCGCAGCAAGGAAGCCCTTTATCAGGAGCTCGGCCTGGACGACCCTGTCTTGAGCGAAACGCAGCTCATCGACGCCATCGTCCGGCATCCGGTGCTGCTGAACCGCCCCATCGTGGTCACGCCGCGCGGTGCCCGCCTGTGCCGCCCGCCCGAGAAGGTGCTGGAACTGCTGCCAACGGGAGCCTGACAGGACATCAACAGTCCGGCACTTTCGTTCAGCGCAGGCTCGCGTTGAGCTTGTCCAGCATGGCGGCGCCGGGACACAGCTGCTCGCGGCCCAGCGCATTGAGCGGCGTGGCGCTGGTGTTCAGGGCCTGGTGCAGGTCGCTGGCCTCCGGGTCCAGGTAGAGCAGGCCCGTCACCACCTCGCCGCGGGCCTGGTGCAACTGCACATGGTTCATCGCGGCCAGCCGGTCGGTCGGGTCGTAGCCCTCGTGCAGTTTGCGCAGGCGCAGCACGGTGCCGTCGTGCTGCGGCACGTCCACCACCTCGCCCGCGGGGTAGTCGGTGGTGATCTCGGTGCGTGGCGTGATGAAGTCGATGCGGCTCACCGCCTCGTTGTGCTCGCGCACGTAGTCGTAGCTCTTGGTGCTGCCCGCATGGTTGTTGAAGGCCACGCAGGGGCTGATGACGTCGATGAAGGCTGCGCCGCCGTGGCCGATGGCGCCCTTGATCAGCGGCACGAGCTGCGCCTTGTCGCCCGAGAAGCTGCGCGCCACATAGGTGGCGCCCAGTTGAAGAGCCATGCCAACGAGGTCGATCGCGCTGTCCGAGTTGAGCACGCCCTTCTTGCTCTTGCTGCCGCGGTCGGCCGTGGCCGAGAACTGGCCCTTGGTCAGGCCGTAGACGCCGTTGTTCTCCACGATGTAGACCATGCGCACGCCGCGGCGCATGGCGTGGGCGAACTGGCCCAGGCCGATGGAGGCCGAATCGCCGTCGCCCGAGACGCCCAGGTACAGCAGGCCGCGGTTGGCCAGGTTGGCCCCGGTCAACACCGAGGGCATGCGTCCATGCACGGTGTTGAAGCCGTGCGAGGCGCCGAGGAAATAGTCCGGCGTCTTGGAGCTGCAGCCGATGCCCGAGAGCTTGGCCACGCGGTGCGGCTCGATGTCCAGCTCCCAGCAGGCCTGGATGATGGCCGCCGAGATCGAATCATGGCCGCAGCCCGCGCACAGCGTGGAGATCTTGCCTTCGTAGTCGCGCCGGGTGTAGCCGACCTGGTTGGTCTTGAGCGTGGGGTGATGCAGCTGCGGTTTGGCAATGTAGGTCATGCGGCTTGTTCTCTCGTGGTGTCCTTGGCCTTGCGCTTGGGCGCGCTCGCCTCGGCATGCACATGCTCGGTGATGGCCCGGGCGATGAAGCGGGCGGTGATGGGCGTGCCGTCGTAATGCAGCACGCGCAGCAGGCGCGCGGGGTCGGCGTCGAGTTCGTTGATGAGCAGGCTGCGCATCTGGGCGTCGCGGTTCTGCTCGACCACGAACACTTCCTCGTGATCGGCCAGGAACTGCGCCACGCTCGCGGGAAAAGGGAAGGCGCGCAGACGCAGCGCATCCAGGTGGATGCCGGCCTCGGTCAGCGTGTCCAGCGCCTCGTCCATGGCCGGCGAGGTGGAGCCGAAGTAGATCACGCCCAGCCGCGTCGCACGCGCCGCCTTGCGCAGCACGGGCTGCGGCACCAGCATGGTGGCCGTCTGGAACTTCTTGAGCAAGCGCTGCACGTTGTAGACGTAGTCCGGCCCGCGCTCGGAGTAGCGGGCATACGGGTCGCGCGTGGTGCCGCGGGTGAAATAGCTGCCCTTGGTGGGATGCGTGCCGGGCAGCGTGCGCCAGGGGATGCCGTCACCGTCCACGTCCTTGTAGCGGCCAAAGTCCTTGCCGGCTTCGAGTTCCTCAGCAGTCATGACCTTGCCGCGGTCGTACTGGCGCGCGTCGTCCCATTTGAACGGCTCGCACAGGCGCTGGTTCATGCCGATGTCCAGGTCGGTCATCAGGAACACCGGCGTCTGCAGCCGGTCGGCCAGGTCCAGCGCCGCCGCCGCGTGCTCGAAGCATTCGTTCGGGTCCTCGGGAAACAGCAGCACATGCTTGGTGTCGCCATGCGAGGCATAGGCGCAGGACAGGATGTCGGCCTGCTGCGTGCGCGTAGGCATGCCG
This Variovorax terrae DNA region includes the following protein-coding sequences:
- the arsC gene encoding arsenate reductase (glutaredoxin) (This arsenate reductase requires both glutathione and glutaredoxin to convert arsenate to arsenite, after which the efflux transporter formed by ArsA and ArsB can extrude the arsenite from the cell, providing resistance.) produces the protein MSPSIEATIYHNPRCGNSRGALALLREHGIEPRIVDYLAIPLDASQLRALVTALGLPVRELLRSKEALYQELGLDDPVLSETQLIDAIVRHPVLLNRPIVVTPRGARLCRPPEKVLELLPTGA
- a CDS encoding 2-oxoacid:ferredoxin oxidoreductase subunit beta yields the protein MTYIAKPQLHHPTLKTNQVGYTRRDYEGKISTLCAGCGHDSISAAIIQACWELDIEPHRVAKLSGIGCSSKTPDYFLGASHGFNTVHGRMPSVLTGANLANRGLLYLGVSGDGDSASIGLGQFAHAMRRGVRMVYIVENNGVYGLTKGQFSATADRGSKSKKGVLNSDSAIDLVGMALQLGATYVARSFSGDKAQLVPLIKGAIGHGGAAFIDVISPCVAFNNHAGSTKSYDYVREHNEAVSRIDFITPRTEITTDYPAGEVVDVPQHDGTVLRLRKLHEGYDPTDRLAAMNHVQLHQARGEVVTGLLYLDPEASDLHQALNTSATPLNALGREQLCPGAAMLDKLNASLR
- a CDS encoding ATP-binding cassette domain-containing protein — protein: MQHQHCLHAEGYGVAFGDKVILAELDFALRAQAVTALLGPAGTGKSTLLRSLAGLNDGNPRFTAWGQIEYLGRPLSDSHRPALVKQNARLMMASTLQAVAELARPRLALGPAALRDWCADYVTAMGLPELADHLDQPTLELPTVQQRAVAILREAAAEPALLMVDEPTADLDEHDAHLLIDLLQRIAHTSALLLVVHNQRQARRAAQHMLLLAGGRIQEAGGMEDFLVAPQSDAGRQFVRTGSCALPAPGADPASLADDAPVPPPLPAAAQRALAQQQAPATQLPLQGQPDAVPASRGPRGFHWLVPGRLAGTPLPGVVQDIDRDLEALRRCGITRLITLTEHDLPQDALQRQGLNNLHLPVRDREPPSVAQIQMLLLRMDQLLRRGEVLAVHCLAGIGRTGTVLASWLVREGLTAAEALRRVRLIDPQYVQSAEQEVFLQQYEDAILRKII